Proteins encoded by one window of Cloeon dipterum chromosome 2, ieCloDipt1.1, whole genome shotgun sequence:
- the Miox gene encoding inositol oxygenase has protein sequence MRVLQTVSILDPSELVRPEVGFASKDEHEYRDYTVTAGDAHMERVLQTYTEMHDSQTVDSVRSRLKRWTKFNAFRAEVLETLDKLDNLVDESDPDLDLPNSVHAYQTAEQLRKDYPDLDWLHLTGLIHDLGKVMAFYDEPQWAVVGDTFVVGCEWADSIVYRKETFKNNPDGSNPKYNTKFGMYSENCGLDNVTLSWGHDEYLYRFLKHNKSTLPEEALYMIRYHSFYPWHRGGDYMHLCNEKDKEMLKWVQLFNRYDLYTKSDQMPDVAKIKPYYQSLVDKYIPGVLEW, from the exons ATGAGGGTCTTG CAAACGGTGTCCATCCTCGACCCCTCGGAGCTCGTCCGCCCAGAGGTGGGCTTCGCGTCCAAGGACGAGCACGAGTACCGCGATTACACGGTCACCGCTGGCGACGCGCACATGGAACGCGTCCTGCAGACCTACACCGAAATGCACGACTCGCAGACGGTCGACTCGGTGCGCTCGCGTCTCAAGCGCTGGACAAAGTTCAACGCTTTTCGCGCCGAGGTGCTCGAGACGCTGGACAAGCTGGACAACCTGGTGGACGAGAGTGACCCTGACTTAGATCTGCCCAACAGCGTGCACGCTTACCAGACGGCCGAGCAGCTGCGCAAGGACTACCCCGACCTCGACTGGCTCCACCTGACAGGTCTCATCCACGACCTGGGAAAG GTCATGGCATTCTACGACGAGCCCCAATGGGCGGTTGTTGGTGACACATTTGTTGTCGGATGCGAGTGGGCCGACAGCATTGTCTACAGAAAGGAGACTTTCAAGAACAATCCGGACGGCAGTAACCCCAAATATAA CACCAAATTTGGCATGTACTCTGAAAACTGCGGTCTGGACAATGTGACCCTGTCCTGGGGCCATGACGAGTACCTGTACAGGTTCCTCAAGCACAACAAGTCTACCCTACCAGAGGAGGCGCTTTACATGATCag GTATCATTCCTTTTACCCGTGGCACAGGGGCGGCGATTACATGCACCTTTGCAATGAAAAGGACAAGGAGATGCTGAAATGGGTGCAGTTGTTCAA CCGCTACGATCTGTACACAAAAAGCGACCAAATGCCCGATGTTGCGAAGATCAAGCCCTACTATCAGAGTCTCGTTGATAAGTATATACCCGGCGTTTTGGAATGGTAA
- the LOC135938008 gene encoding uncharacterized oxidoreductase TM_0325-like, translated as MAGTFLESLKDKVVIVTGASSGIGVETAVHFARLGSKVVITGRNAENLEKTRKKCVEACADDSKIVSITGDVTKSEDCKVIIKNCIDSFGKLDVLVNNAGILVMGSVEVATEEDYIKQMDANAKSVFLMTTAATPHLINSKGNVINISSVCGIRAFPGICVYNMSKAAVDQFTESAALDLAKHGVRVNAVNPGVIVTEVHKRAGVSEEQYQQYLEHSKTTHALGRVGNVEEVASVITFLASSGASYITGAHIPVDGGRHAMCPR; from the exons ATGGCTGGCACCTTTTTGGAGTCTCTCAAGGACAAGGTTGTGATCGTCACAG GCGCCAGCTCAGGGATCGGCGTAGAGACTGCTGTTCACTTTGCACGCCTTGGCAGCAAAGTTGTGATAACCGGCAGAAATGCCGAAAATCTTGagaaaaccagaaaaaaatgcgtgGAAGCCTGTGCTGACGATAGCAAGATCGTCTCTATTACTGGTGATGTGACGAAATCGGAAGACTGCAAAGTCATCATAAAGAATTGCATCGATTCATTCGGAAAATTGGACGTTCTG GTGAATAATGCTGGTATCTTGGTGATGGGTAGTGTCGAAGTAGCCACTGAGGAGGACTACATCAAACAAATGGACGCCAACGCAAAGTCTGTCTTCCTAATGACCACTGCAGCTACACCGCATCTGATCAACTCCAAAGGAAATGTCATCAACATTTCCAGCGTTTGCGGCATAAGAGCg TTCCCAGGCATATGCGTTTACAACATGAGCAAAGCGGCTGTTGACCAGTTCACTGAGAGTGCTGCCCTGGACCTAGCCAAACACGGTGTGCGAGTGAATGCTGTCAACCCTGGTGTGATAGTCACTGAGGTTCATAAGCGAGCAGGCGTCTCCGAGGAGCAGTATCAACAG TATTTGGAGCACAGCAAGACCACTCACGCCCTTGGTCGAGTTGGAAATGTTGAGGAAGTGGCTTCTGTCATCACTTTTCTGGCATCCTCAGGGGCCTCTTACATCACTGGAGCTCACATTCCGGTAGACGGAGGAAGGCACGCAATGTGTCCACGTTAA
- the LOC135938005 gene encoding uncharacterized protein DDB_G0286299-like isoform X2: protein MRVRNRSGSKPKQRNEHRFRAHHFAGQQNSQQNKQQSSGNRQSLVANQRANMPRPKKADAPAAESADKTEEAAAATASDGEAAETAAPAKKRGRKPGVSTKKPAEPTREKIPRGAKAAANIKLAEKDETEVKPKKAKPAASGSGKGRGRPKKVEKEESADEAEEKEESEEEEEEAPSKKARQPDAEISTDEDDSEEDTTHIAEKPQKKTGNKNASKKATQKQSDEKVDKKSKGNKKDSKEEEDEDDGYEPDSDQASNDGVKEVDKKGTKKDSGKSAVQGKPSKAGTAKESTTAGKEEQPEETSDQEVADDDKKAAPKKKAAARKGQKQKEDADNKKKEDSESKTSNGSSTNGASKAKGKKAVAAEACKS from the exons ATGCGCGTGCGCAATCGAAGCGGAAGTAAGCCGAAGCAACGCAACGAGCACCGCTTTCGCGCCCATCATTTTGCCGGTCAACAGAATTCTcagcaaaacaaacagcagTCCAGCGGCAACCGCCAAAGTTTAGTAGCAAATCAGAGAGCAAACATGCCGAGACCGAAGAAGGCCGACGCACCAGCCGCCGAGAGCGCCGATAAAACCGAGGAAGCCGCCGCAGCGACCGCCTCCGATGGAGAAGCCGCCGAAACGGCTGCCCCCGCGAAGAAGCGTGGCCGCAAGCCCGGCGTCTCCACGAAAAAGCCCGCCGAGCCGACGAGGGAGAAAATCCCTCGTGGGGCCAAGGCCGCCGCCAACATCAAGCTGGCCGAAAAGGACGAAACGGAGGTAAAGCCGAAGAAGGCTAAGCCTGCTGCCAGTGGCTCCGGAAAGGGCCGCGGAAGGCCCAAGAAGGTGGAGAAGGAGGAG TCTGCGGATGAGGCAGAGGAGAAGGAAGAATCcgaggaggaagaggaagagGCCCCCTCCAAGAAAGCT AGACAGCCTGATGCTGAGATTAGCACCGATGAGGATGATTCTGAGGAGGATACTACGCACATTGCAGAGAAACCCCAGAAGAAAACTGGCAACAAGAat GCTTCAAAGAAGGCAACTCAGAAGCAAAGTGATGAGAAAGTGGACAAGAAATCCAAGGGAAATAAGAAGGACAgtaaa GAAGAAGAAGATGAAGATGATGGATATGAGCCAGACAGTGACCAG GCGTCGAATGATGGAGTAAAGGAAGTGGACAAGAAAGGTACCAAAAAGGATTCGGGCAAGTCTGCTGTTCAG GGCAAACCCTCCAAGGCCGGTACAGCCAAGGAGTCTACCACTGCTGGCAAAGAAGAACAGCCTGAAGAAACTTCTGACCAGGAAGTCGCAGATGATGACAAGAAGGCTGCACCCAAGAAG AAAGCAGCAGCTAGGAAGGGCCAGAAACAGAAGGAGGATGCCGACAATAAG AAGAAGGAAGACTCTGAGAGTAAGACTTCCAACGGATCATCCACTAACGGCGCTAGCAAGGCCAAAGGCAAAAAGGCTGTTGCTGCTGAAGCCTG CAAATCATGA
- the LOC135938005 gene encoding uncharacterized protein DDB_G0286299-like isoform X1: MRVRNRSGSKPKQRNEHRFRAHHFAGQQNSQQNKQQSSGNRQSLVANQRANMPRPKKADAPAAESADKTEEAAAATASDGEAAETAAPAKKRGRKPGVSTKKPAEPTREKIPRGAKAAANIKLAEKDETEVKPKKAKPAASGSGKGRGRPKKVEKEESADEAEEKEESEEEEEEAPSKKARQPDAEISTDEDDSEEDTTHIAEKPQKKTGNKNQQASKKATQKQSDEKVDKKSKGNKKDSKEEEDEDDGYEPDSDQASNDGVKEVDKKGTKKDSGKSAVQGKPSKAGTAKESTTAGKEEQPEETSDQEVADDDKKAAPKKKAAARKGQKQKEDADNKKKEDSESKTSNGSSTNGASKAKGKKAVAAEACKS; the protein is encoded by the exons ATGCGCGTGCGCAATCGAAGCGGAAGTAAGCCGAAGCAACGCAACGAGCACCGCTTTCGCGCCCATCATTTTGCCGGTCAACAGAATTCTcagcaaaacaaacagcagTCCAGCGGCAACCGCCAAAGTTTAGTAGCAAATCAGAGAGCAAACATGCCGAGACCGAAGAAGGCCGACGCACCAGCCGCCGAGAGCGCCGATAAAACCGAGGAAGCCGCCGCAGCGACCGCCTCCGATGGAGAAGCCGCCGAAACGGCTGCCCCCGCGAAGAAGCGTGGCCGCAAGCCCGGCGTCTCCACGAAAAAGCCCGCCGAGCCGACGAGGGAGAAAATCCCTCGTGGGGCCAAGGCCGCCGCCAACATCAAGCTGGCCGAAAAGGACGAAACGGAGGTAAAGCCGAAGAAGGCTAAGCCTGCTGCCAGTGGCTCCGGAAAGGGCCGCGGAAGGCCCAAGAAGGTGGAGAAGGAGGAG TCTGCGGATGAGGCAGAGGAGAAGGAAGAATCcgaggaggaagaggaagagGCCCCCTCCAAGAAAGCT AGACAGCCTGATGCTGAGATTAGCACCGATGAGGATGATTCTGAGGAGGATACTACGCACATTGCAGAGAAACCCCAGAAGAAAACTGGCAACAAGAat CAACAGGCTTCAAAGAAGGCAACTCAGAAGCAAAGTGATGAGAAAGTGGACAAGAAATCCAAGGGAAATAAGAAGGACAgtaaa GAAGAAGAAGATGAAGATGATGGATATGAGCCAGACAGTGACCAG GCGTCGAATGATGGAGTAAAGGAAGTGGACAAGAAAGGTACCAAAAAGGATTCGGGCAAGTCTGCTGTTCAG GGCAAACCCTCCAAGGCCGGTACAGCCAAGGAGTCTACCACTGCTGGCAAAGAAGAACAGCCTGAAGAAACTTCTGACCAGGAAGTCGCAGATGATGACAAGAAGGCTGCACCCAAGAAG AAAGCAGCAGCTAGGAAGGGCCAGAAACAGAAGGAGGATGCCGACAATAAG AAGAAGGAAGACTCTGAGAGTAAGACTTCCAACGGATCATCCACTAACGGCGCTAGCAAGGCCAAAGGCAAAAAGGCTGTTGCTGCTGAAGCCTG CAAATCATGA
- the LOC135938005 gene encoding uncharacterized protein DDB_G0286299-like isoform X3 produces the protein MRVRNRSGSKPKQRNEHRFRAHHFAGQQNSQQNKQQSSGNRQSLVANQRANMPRPKKADAPAAESADKTEEAAAATASDGEAAETAAPAKKRGRKPGVSTKKPAEPTREKIPRGAKAAANIKLAEKDETEVKPKKAKPAASGSGKGRGRPKKVEKEESADEAEEKEESEEEEEEAPSKKARQPDAEISTDEDDSEEDTTHIAEKPQKKTGNKNQQASKKATQKQSDEKVDKKSKGNKKDSKEEEDEDDGYEPDSDQASNDGVKEVDKKGTKKDSGKSAVQGKPSKAGTAKESTTAGKEEQPEETSDQEVADDDKKAAPKKKKEDSESKTSNGSSTNGASKAKGKKAVAAEACKS, from the exons ATGCGCGTGCGCAATCGAAGCGGAAGTAAGCCGAAGCAACGCAACGAGCACCGCTTTCGCGCCCATCATTTTGCCGGTCAACAGAATTCTcagcaaaacaaacagcagTCCAGCGGCAACCGCCAAAGTTTAGTAGCAAATCAGAGAGCAAACATGCCGAGACCGAAGAAGGCCGACGCACCAGCCGCCGAGAGCGCCGATAAAACCGAGGAAGCCGCCGCAGCGACCGCCTCCGATGGAGAAGCCGCCGAAACGGCTGCCCCCGCGAAGAAGCGTGGCCGCAAGCCCGGCGTCTCCACGAAAAAGCCCGCCGAGCCGACGAGGGAGAAAATCCCTCGTGGGGCCAAGGCCGCCGCCAACATCAAGCTGGCCGAAAAGGACGAAACGGAGGTAAAGCCGAAGAAGGCTAAGCCTGCTGCCAGTGGCTCCGGAAAGGGCCGCGGAAGGCCCAAGAAGGTGGAGAAGGAGGAG TCTGCGGATGAGGCAGAGGAGAAGGAAGAATCcgaggaggaagaggaagagGCCCCCTCCAAGAAAGCT AGACAGCCTGATGCTGAGATTAGCACCGATGAGGATGATTCTGAGGAGGATACTACGCACATTGCAGAGAAACCCCAGAAGAAAACTGGCAACAAGAat CAACAGGCTTCAAAGAAGGCAACTCAGAAGCAAAGTGATGAGAAAGTGGACAAGAAATCCAAGGGAAATAAGAAGGACAgtaaa GAAGAAGAAGATGAAGATGATGGATATGAGCCAGACAGTGACCAG GCGTCGAATGATGGAGTAAAGGAAGTGGACAAGAAAGGTACCAAAAAGGATTCGGGCAAGTCTGCTGTTCAG GGCAAACCCTCCAAGGCCGGTACAGCCAAGGAGTCTACCACTGCTGGCAAAGAAGAACAGCCTGAAGAAACTTCTGACCAGGAAGTCGCAGATGATGACAAGAAGGCTGCACCCAAGAAG AAGAAGGAAGACTCTGAGAGTAAGACTTCCAACGGATCATCCACTAACGGCGCTAGCAAGGCCAAAGGCAAAAAGGCTGTTGCTGCTGAAGCCTG CAAATCATGA
- the wbl gene encoding endoplasmic reticulum resident protein 29 has product MFKLLTPVFLALLFALHVHGKGSVSLDSYTFDKVISKFKATLVKFDIAYPYGAKHDEFLKVAEASHLQLDLLIADVGVKDYGDNENADLAKKFEVKKEDYPAVKLFVQGKDAPIDFKGKDFNADELKKFIRSNSGVYIGLPGCLEKFDTIAMKFASADVAQRKVLLREAEDLWDQATGKSEQKAAETYVKTMRRVIEKGEEFVANEVKRVQNLLESKISKEKKEEISVRLNILNSFQKDEL; this is encoded by the exons atgtttaaactaCTCACACCAGTCTTTTTGGCCCTTCTTTTTGCCCTGCATGTTCATGGCAAAGGCAGTGTATCTCTTGATTCCTATACATTTGATAAG GtaatttcaaagttcaaagCCACCCTGGTGAAGTTCGACATAGCCTACCCGTATGGTGCCAAGCACGACGAGTTCCTTAAAGTGGCTGAGGCTTCCCACCTCCAATTAGACCTGCTAATTGCAGACGTTGGAGTGAAAGACTATGGAGACAACGAGAATGCAGACCTCGCCAAGAAGTTTGAAGTGAAAAAAGAGGACTACCCTGCGGTAAAGTTGTTCGTTCAGGGCAAGGACGCTCCGATCGACTTCAAAGGCAAAGACTTCAACGCGGACGAACTGAAGAAATTCATCAGGTCGAATTCGGGAGTATACATTGGACTGCCAGGCTGCTTGGAGAAATTCGATACGATAGCCATGAAG TTTGCGAGTGCCGATGTGGCGCAGCGGAAGGTGTTGCTGCGAGAGGCGGAAGACCTGTGGGACCAAGCCACCGGCAAAAgcgagcaaaaagcagcggaAACTTATGTGAAGACAATGAGGAGGGTGATCGAGAAGGGGGAAGAATTTGTCGCCAATGAGGTCAAGCGGGTGCAAAATCTGCTCGAAAGCAAGATTAGCAAGGAGaagaaagaggaaatttctgtGCGACTGAACATTCTGAATTCATTCCAAAAAGATGAGTTGTAG